GTTATGAAGTCTATCGGGGCGCAGAACGGCTGTATTGGTACGATGACTTTCCCCATCCGCATGATCCAGATTTGGCTTCGACGTTTCCCCATCACAAGCATGTGCCCCCTGACATCAAGCACCACCGCGTTCCTGCGCCGGAGATGAGTTTCACTCAGCCCAATCTACCTGCGCTCATTCGCGAGATCGAAGAGCTCAGGGGGCTTAAGCAGAGAGCACCAAATTCGTCGCCGGGAGCATGGGCCTAACCTGCCTTCGACGGTAGGTACCACGGGGCCTTGTGCAGAGTTTGACTCTGGTTGGCAGATGGCAGTGGTCGGCGTGGCCTGCGTGAGCAATGACGCTTCTCACGCCCATGCCACATTAACCAAAGTCGTGGAGTTCATCGAGCGCGTCCGCCCGGACGTGCAGGTGGTGGATTTCTCGACGGAGATTATGTAAAATATGGCCGGGTTAGATTCTCTTCACAGTGGTACTACCCTAGGCAGCTCCCCAGAGCTCCGGAGGGATGCAGACAAGGGACAGCAGAACTGAGAATTC
The genomic region above belongs to Chloroflexota bacterium and contains:
- a CDS encoding DUF503 family protein; this translates as MAVVGVACVSNDASHAHATLTKVVEFIERVRPDVQVVDFSTEIM